From one Enterobacter kobei genomic stretch:
- a CDS encoding IbrB-like domain-containing protein, whose translation MRQRLIYELKDYLSSLEEADRIDAINTFRLALHDLSPFRDQPVDCVLWVKHETVEPNSYNPNNVAPPEKRLLLKSLELDGFTQPVVAIRNGANEYEIVDGFHRHELGKSKPALQKQLKGYLPVTCLRASRTRKSERMAATIRHNRARGRHQIQEMSDIVRELAQLGWEDERIGKELGMDSDEVLRLKQINGLLEMFADRRFSSAWTVE comes from the coding sequence ATGCGGCAACGACTGATCTACGAATTAAAGGATTATTTAAGCTCGCTGGAGGAAGCCGATCGCATTGATGCGATTAATACGTTTCGCCTGGCGCTGCACGATCTTAGCCCGTTTCGCGACCAGCCCGTGGACTGCGTACTGTGGGTCAAACATGAGACAGTGGAGCCAAACAGCTACAACCCGAACAACGTGGCGCCACCGGAAAAGCGTCTGCTGCTGAAATCCCTTGAGCTGGATGGCTTTACTCAACCGGTCGTCGCTATCCGTAACGGGGCAAACGAGTATGAAATCGTGGACGGCTTTCACCGGCATGAACTGGGTAAGAGCAAGCCTGCGCTGCAAAAACAGCTCAAAGGCTATCTGCCGGTCACCTGTTTACGTGCCTCGCGCACCCGTAAGTCTGAGCGCATGGCGGCCACAATCCGCCATAATCGCGCCCGCGGGCGGCATCAGATCCAGGAAATGTCAGACATCGTGCGTGAACTGGCGCAGCTGGGCTGGGAAGATGAACGCATCGGTAAAGAACTGGGGATGGACAGTGACGAAGTGCTGCGCCTGAAACAAATCAACGGTCTGCTGGAGATGTTTGCTGACCGTCGATTTTCCAGCGCCTGGACCGTAGAGTAG
- a CDS encoding pyridoxal phosphate-dependent aminotransferase: MSNNPLIPQSKLPALGTTIFTQMSALAQQHQAINLSQGFPDYDGPHYLQARLAHHVAQGANQYAPMTGVQALREAIADKTDALYGVKPDADSEVTVTAGATEALYAAITALVRQGDEVICFDPSYDSYAPAVELSGGVLKRIALQPPHFRVDWQAFAALLSDKTRLVILNTPHNPSATVWEKADFAALWDAIAGQETYVISDEVYEHICFTANGHASVLAHPQLRSRAVAVSSFGKTYHMTGWKVGYCIAPAAISAELRKVHQYLTFSVNTPAQLALADMLREAPEHYHELPAFYQQKRDLLVEALSHSRLEILPCEGTYFLLADYSAISDLDDVSFCQWLTKEAGVAAIPLSVFCADPFPHKLIRLCFAKQSATLLAAAERLCKL; the protein is encoded by the coding sequence ATGAGCAATAACCCGCTGATCCCCCAAAGCAAACTTCCCGCCCTCGGCACCACCATCTTTACGCAAATGAGTGCGCTGGCCCAGCAGCATCAGGCGATCAACCTGTCGCAGGGATTCCCGGATTACGACGGCCCGCACTACTTGCAGGCGCGGCTGGCGCATCACGTGGCGCAGGGCGCAAATCAGTATGCGCCGATGACCGGGGTGCAGGCTTTGCGGGAAGCGATTGCCGATAAAACCGACGCGCTCTATGGCGTGAAGCCGGATGCGGACAGCGAAGTGACGGTCACCGCAGGGGCCACCGAAGCGTTGTATGCCGCCATTACCGCGCTGGTGCGCCAGGGTGATGAAGTGATTTGCTTTGATCCGAGCTATGACAGCTACGCGCCTGCGGTGGAGCTGTCCGGCGGGGTGTTAAAACGTATTGCCTTACAGCCGCCACATTTTCGCGTCGACTGGCAGGCGTTTGCCGCGCTGCTGAGTGATAAAACCCGGCTGGTGATCCTCAACACGCCGCATAACCCGTCGGCCACCGTATGGGAGAAAGCGGATTTTGCCGCCCTGTGGGACGCTATTGCCGGGCAGGAAACTTACGTTATCAGCGATGAGGTCTACGAACACATCTGCTTTACCGCTAACGGCCACGCCAGCGTGCTGGCTCATCCGCAGTTACGTTCACGGGCCGTGGCGGTATCGTCGTTCGGTAAAACCTATCATATGACCGGCTGGAAAGTGGGGTACTGTATCGCCCCGGCGGCCATCAGCGCCGAGCTGCGCAAGGTGCATCAGTATCTGACCTTTTCGGTCAATACCCCGGCGCAGCTGGCGCTGGCGGACATGTTGCGTGAAGCGCCGGAGCACTACCACGAGCTGCCCGCCTTCTATCAGCAAAAGCGCGATCTGCTGGTGGAAGCGTTAAGCCATAGCCGGCTGGAGATTTTACCCTGCGAAGGCACCTATTTCCTGCTGGCAGACTACAGCGCTATTTCCGATCTGGATGACGTCAGCTTCTGCCAGTGGCTGACCAAAGAAGCGGGCGTTGCCGCCATACCGTTATCGGTGTTTTGCGCCGATCCCTTCCCGCACAAGCTGATCCGCCTGTGCTTTGCCAAGCAGAGTGCAACGCTGCTGGCCGCCGCTGAGCGTCTTTGTAAGCTGTAG
- the prmB gene encoding 50S ribosomal protein L3 N(5)-glutamine methyltransferase, with the protein MDKIFVDEAVSELHTIQDMLRWSVSRFSAANIWYGHGTDNPWDEAVQLVLPTLYLPLDIPEDMRNARLTSSERHRIVERVIRRVNERIPVAYLTNKAWFCGHEFFVDERVLVPRSPIGELITSRFAGLIDHQPQHILDMCTGSGCIAIACAYEFPEAEVDAVDISPDALAVAEHNIEEHGLIHNVTPIRSDLFRDLPKVQYDLIVTNPPYVDEEDMSDLPNEYRHEPELGLASGSDGLKLTRRILACAPEYLTDDGILICEVGNSMVHLMEQYPDVPFTWLEFDNGGDGVFMLTRAQLVAAREHFSIYKD; encoded by the coding sequence GTGGATAAAATATTTGTCGATGAAGCAGTCAGTGAGCTGCATACCATTCAGGACATGTTGCGTTGGTCGGTCAGCCGATTCAGCGCGGCCAATATCTGGTATGGGCACGGTACCGATAACCCATGGGATGAAGCTGTGCAACTGGTGTTGCCCACGCTCTACCTGCCGCTGGATATTCCGGAAGATATGCGCAACGCGCGCCTGACCTCCAGCGAACGCCACCGCATCGTTGAGCGCGTGATCCGCCGCGTCAATGAACGTATCCCGGTGGCCTATCTCACTAATAAAGCCTGGTTCTGCGGTCACGAATTTTTTGTCGATGAACGCGTACTGGTCCCACGCTCGCCGATTGGCGAACTGATCACCAGCCGTTTCGCGGGCCTGATCGATCATCAGCCACAGCATATCCTCGACATGTGCACCGGCAGCGGCTGTATCGCCATTGCCTGCGCTTATGAATTCCCGGAAGCGGAAGTGGATGCCGTGGATATCTCCCCGGACGCGCTGGCGGTGGCTGAGCACAATATTGAAGAGCACGGTTTGATCCACAACGTCACGCCGATCCGCTCCGATCTGTTCCGCGACCTGCCGAAGGTGCAGTACGATCTGATCGTCACCAATCCGCCATACGTCGATGAAGAAGACATGTCGGATCTGCCGAATGAATATCGCCATGAGCCGGAACTGGGTCTTGCCTCCGGTAGCGACGGCCTGAAGCTGACGCGCCGCATTCTGGCCTGTGCGCCGGAATACCTGACCGACGACGGCATCCTGATTTGTGAAGTGGGTAACAGCATGGTACATCTGATGGAGCAGTACCCGGATGTGCCTTTCACCTGGCTGGAGTTTGATAACGGCGGTGATGGCGTCTTCATGCTGACCAGGGCACAACTGGTCGCTGCGCGGGAACACTTCAGCATTTATAAAGACTAA
- the sixA gene encoding phosphohistidine phosphatase SixA yields the protein MQVFIMRHGDAALDAASDSVRPLTSCGCDESRQMATWLLSQKVNIERVLVSPFLRAEQTLSEVGECMNLPDDVEIDVLPELTPGGDVRMVSAYLQTLANEGVSSVMVISHLPLVGYLVSELCPTLTPPMFSTSAIASITLDASGKGVFNWQMSPCNLKMAKAM from the coding sequence ATGCAAGTTTTTATCATGCGTCACGGCGACGCTGCTCTGGATGCAGCCAGTGACTCGGTTCGCCCTTTGACTTCCTGTGGCTGTGATGAGTCCCGTCAAATGGCAACCTGGCTGTTAAGCCAAAAAGTGAATATCGAGCGTGTACTGGTCAGCCCGTTCCTGCGTGCCGAACAGACGCTGAGCGAGGTAGGGGAGTGCATGAACCTGCCAGACGACGTGGAAATCGACGTTCTGCCAGAACTGACGCCCGGTGGCGATGTCCGTATGGTCAGCGCGTATTTGCAGACGCTGGCAAACGAAGGTGTCTCTTCGGTGATGGTGATCTCTCACCTGCCGCTAGTAGGCTACCTGGTGTCGGAGCTCTGCCCGACCCTGACACCGCCGATGTTTTCTACCTCAGCCATCGCCAGCATTACGCTGGATGCCTCAGGCAAAGGGGTATTTAACTGGCAAATGAGCCCCTGCAATCTGAAGATGGCGAAGGCGATGTAA
- a CDS encoding elongation factor P hydroxylase yields the protein MNTTHTYEQLIDVFDSCFAADFNTRLIKGDDEPIYLPADADVPYNRIVFAHGFYASGLHEISHWCIAGKARREQVDFGYWYCPDGRDATTQGQFEDVEVKPQALEWMFCVAAGFPFNISCDNLDGDFEPDRIAFQRRVHAQVMTYLEEGIPPRPARFIKALQDYYHTPPLTAAQFPWPEDLN from the coding sequence ATGAACACGACGCACACTTACGAGCAATTAATTGATGTCTTCGACAGCTGTTTTGCTGCTGATTTTAATACCCGTCTGATTAAAGGCGACGACGAACCGATCTATCTTCCTGCTGATGCTGACGTCCCCTATAACCGCATCGTCTTCGCTCACGGCTTTTATGCCAGCGGTTTACATGAGATTTCGCACTGGTGTATTGCCGGTAAAGCGCGTCGTGAGCAGGTGGATTTTGGCTACTGGTATTGCCCGGACGGGCGCGATGCCACGACGCAGGGGCAGTTTGAAGACGTGGAAGTGAAGCCGCAGGCGCTGGAGTGGATGTTCTGCGTCGCCGCAGGCTTCCCGTTCAATATCAGCTGCGACAATCTGGACGGCGATTTCGAACCGGATCGCATTGCTTTTCAGCGCCGGGTTCATGCCCAGGTGATGACGTATCTGGAAGAGGGCATTCCCCCGCGTCCGGCGCGCTTCATCAAGGCACTACAGGATTATTATCATACGCCGCCGCTAACGGCAGCACAGTTTCCGTGGCCGGAAGATCTTAACTGA
- the aroC gene encoding chorismate synthase: MAGNSIGQLFRVTTFGESHGLALGCIVDGVPPGMPLSEADLQHDLDRRRPGTSRYTTQRREPDQVKILSGVFEGVTTGTSIGLLIENTDQRSQDYGAIKDTFRPGHADYTYEQKYGLRDYRGGGRSSARETAMRVAAGAIAKKYLAQKFGIVIRACLTQMGDIPLAIKDWSQVEQNPFFCPDPDKIEALDELMRGLKKEGDSIGAKITVVADGVPAGLGEPVFDRLDADIAHALMSINAVKGVEIGEGFGSVALRGSQNRDEITHAGFQSNHAGGILGGISSGQQIVAHIALKPTSSITVPGRTINRAGEEIEMITKGRHDPCVGIRGVPIAEAMLAIVLMDHFMRQRAQNGDVTTTLPRW, from the coding sequence ATGGCAGGAAACAGTATTGGACAACTCTTTCGCGTAACCACGTTTGGCGAGTCACACGGTCTGGCGTTGGGTTGCATTGTGGATGGCGTGCCGCCCGGCATGCCGCTGAGCGAAGCCGATCTGCAACACGATCTGGATCGCCGTCGTCCGGGAACCTCTCGCTACACCACGCAGCGTCGCGAGCCGGATCAGGTCAAAATTCTTTCCGGCGTCTTTGAAGGCGTCACCACCGGTACCAGCATTGGTCTGCTGATCGAAAACACCGATCAGCGTTCCCAGGACTACGGCGCCATTAAAGATACCTTCCGTCCGGGCCACGCCGATTACACCTATGAACAAAAATATGGCCTGCGCGATTATCGCGGCGGTGGACGCTCCTCCGCGCGGGAAACCGCCATGCGTGTGGCGGCAGGCGCTATTGCCAAGAAATACCTGGCGCAAAAATTCGGTATCGTGATCCGCGCTTGTCTGACCCAGATGGGTGATATTCCGCTTGCGATCAAAGACTGGTCACAGGTGGAGCAAAACCCGTTCTTCTGCCCGGATCCCGATAAAATCGAGGCGCTGGATGAACTGATGCGCGGCCTGAAAAAAGAAGGCGACTCCATTGGCGCGAAGATCACCGTGGTGGCCGATGGCGTCCCTGCGGGGCTTGGTGAACCGGTATTTGATCGTCTGGATGCCGACATCGCCCACGCTCTGATGAGCATCAACGCCGTCAAAGGCGTGGAGATCGGCGAAGGGTTTGGTTCCGTTGCGCTGCGCGGCAGTCAAAACCGCGATGAAATAACGCACGCCGGTTTCCAGAGCAACCACGCCGGCGGTATTCTCGGTGGCATCAGCAGTGGGCAGCAGATCGTCGCGCATATCGCGCTGAAACCGACCTCCAGCATTACGGTGCCGGGCCGCACGATTAACCGCGCCGGTGAAGAGATCGAGATGATCACCAAAGGCCGTCACGACCCCTGCGTGGGGATCCGCGGCGTACCGATTGCCGAAGCGATGCTCGCCATCGTGCTGATGGATCACTTCATGCGCCAGCGGGCGCAGAACGGGGACGTCACAACTACATTGCCACGCTGGTAA
- a CDS encoding methylthioribulose 1-phosphate dehydratase codes for MTDNLQLSALVDACHWIGAKGWAPATGGNMSVREDADWCWLSESGKDKGSLTTDDFLRVEIATHRVPSGRTPSAETGLHTLIYRLFPQANAVLHVHTVNATVLSRVEKRAQLTLHGYEMQKSLSGQHTHLDSVPVAIFDNDQDIDALARRIEAFAQDHTLQYGFLLRGHGLTCWGRSVAEARRHLEGLEFLFECEMQRRLLEK; via the coding sequence ATGACCGACAACCTGCAACTCTCCGCCCTCGTCGACGCCTGTCACTGGATCGGCGCGAAAGGCTGGGCCCCCGCCACCGGCGGCAACATGTCTGTGCGCGAAGACGCCGACTGGTGCTGGCTCAGCGAATCCGGCAAGGACAAAGGCAGCCTGACGACCGATGACTTTCTGCGCGTGGAGATCGCCACCCACCGCGTGCCGTCCGGGCGCACACCGTCGGCGGAAACCGGCCTGCATACGCTTATCTACCGCCTGTTTCCGCAGGCGAATGCCGTCCTGCACGTGCACACGGTGAATGCCACCGTGCTGTCGCGGGTGGAGAAGCGCGCGCAACTGACGCTGCACGGCTACGAAATGCAGAAATCCCTCAGCGGACAACATACTCATCTCGACAGCGTACCCGTGGCTATTTTTGATAACGACCAGGATATTGATGCCCTCGCCCGCCGCATTGAGGCGTTCGCGCAGGATCATACGCTGCAATATGGTTTCCTCTTGCGCGGCCATGGTTTAACCTGCTGGGGACGCAGTGTGGCGGAAGCCCGCCGTCACCTGGAAGGTCTTGAGTTCTTATTCGAATGTGAAATGCAGCGCCGCCTGCTGGAGAAATAA
- a CDS encoding 1,2-dihydroxy-3-keto-5-methylthiopentene dioxygenase: MSALTIFSDTDASQHTWHSTDATEIQQQLNAKGVRFERWQADRDLGEDPSSDTVINAYQSAIDRLVAEKGYQSWDVISLRADNPQKDALRAKFLNEHTHGEDEVRFFVEGAGLFCLHIGNEVYQVLCEKNDLISVPAGTPHWFDMGSEPNFTAIRIFDNPEGWVAQFTGDAIADGYPRLA, translated from the coding sequence ATGAGCGCCCTGACGATTTTTTCAGATACCGACGCCAGTCAGCACACCTGGCACAGTACCGATGCCACTGAGATCCAGCAGCAGCTCAACGCCAAAGGTGTACGTTTTGAGCGCTGGCAGGCGGACCGCGATCTGGGGGAGGATCCCTCTTCCGACACGGTGATCAACGCCTACCAGTCGGCGATTGATAGGCTGGTTGCCGAAAAGGGCTATCAGAGCTGGGATGTGATCAGTCTGCGTGCGGACAATCCGCAGAAAGACGCATTACGCGCAAAGTTTCTTAATGAACATACGCATGGCGAAGATGAAGTACGCTTTTTCGTCGAGGGGGCGGGGCTATTCTGCCTGCATATCGGTAACGAGGTGTATCAGGTGCTGTGCGAGAAAAACGATCTGATTTCGGTACCTGCCGGCACGCCGCACTGGTTTGACATGGGTTCAGAACCGAACTTCACCGCCATTCGAATTTTTGACAATCCCGAAGGCTGGGTAGCGCAGTTTACCGGCGATGCGATTGCCGATGGCTATCCGCGCCTGGCATAG
- a CDS encoding sulfite exporter TauE/SafE family protein, whose product MDNFIDLFMVSPLLLAILFFVALLAGFIDALAGGGGLLTVPALLAAGMTPAQALATNKLQACGGSLSASIYFVRLKVVNLADQKLNILMTFIGSTSGALLVQYVKSDVLRQILPILVICIGLYFLLMPKLGEEDRQRRLYGLPFALIAGGCVGFYDGFFGPGAGSFYALAFVTLCGFNLAKSTAHAKVLNATSNVGGLLLFIIGGKVVWATGFVMLAGQFLGARMGSRLVLSKGQKLIRPMIVIVSAVMSAKLLFDSHGQEILHWLGMN is encoded by the coding sequence ATGGATAACTTTATCGATCTGTTTATGGTATCGCCGTTACTGCTGGCGATACTGTTTTTTGTGGCGTTGCTGGCGGGATTTATCGACGCGCTGGCGGGTGGGGGCGGCTTACTGACCGTACCGGCGCTGCTTGCGGCAGGTATGACGCCTGCCCAGGCGCTGGCCACCAATAAATTACAGGCCTGCGGTGGTTCGCTGTCTGCCTCGATCTATTTTGTGCGTCTGAAAGTCGTCAATCTGGCGGATCAGAAGCTTAATATCCTGATGACGTTTATCGGCTCTACCTCAGGCGCGCTGCTGGTCCAGTATGTGAAGTCTGACGTGCTGCGCCAGATTTTGCCGATCCTGGTGATCTGCATCGGGCTTTATTTTCTGCTGATGCCAAAGCTTGGCGAAGAAGATCGTCAGCGTCGGCTGTACGGCCTGCCGTTTGCGCTGATTGCCGGTGGCTGCGTGGGGTTTTACGACGGTTTTTTCGGGCCGGGCGCAGGATCGTTTTACGCGCTGGCCTTCGTCACGCTGTGCGGTTTCAATCTGGCGAAATCCACCGCCCACGCCAAAGTGCTGAACGCCACTTCCAACGTCGGCGGCCTGTTGCTCTTTATTATCGGCGGCAAGGTGGTATGGGCCACCGGTTTTGTGATGCTTGCCGGGCAGTTTCTTGGCGCACGCATGGGCTCACGGCTGGTGCTGAGCAAAGGACAAAAACTCATTCGCCCGATGATTGTCATCGTCTCGGCGGTAATGAGCGCAAAACTGCTTTTTGATAGCCATGGACAGGAGATCCTTCACTGGTTGGGGATGAACTAA
- a CDS encoding YfcL family protein, with product MIAEFEARILALIDDMVDTAGDDELFASGYLRGHLTLAVAELEHGDDHSPEAVHANVSASLSKAIQAGELSPRDQALVLGMWDTLFTQAKG from the coding sequence ATGATCGCGGAGTTTGAAGCACGCATTCTGGCGTTAATAGATGACATGGTAGATACGGCCGGAGACGACGAGCTGTTTGCCAGCGGTTATCTGCGCGGCCACCTGACGCTGGCCGTCGCGGAACTTGAGCATGGCGATGACCATTCACCTGAAGCCGTTCACGCTAACGTCAGCGCCAGCCTGTCAAAAGCCATTCAGGCCGGTGAGCTTTCCCCGCGCGATCAGGCGCTGGTACTGGGCATGTGGGACACGCTGTTTACCCAGGCGAAAGGCTAA
- the mepA gene encoding penicillin-insensitive murein endopeptidase: MKKRVIALAALLASQFSLAATPWQKITHPVAGSPQSIGAFSNGCIVGASELPVQSDTYQVMRTDQRRYFGHPDLVLFIQRLGNQVHNLGLGTMLIGDMGMPAGGRFNGGHASHQTGLDVDIFLQLPQTRWTAAQLLKPQALDLVSTDGKRVVSSLWQPQIGQLIKLAAEDNDVTRIFVNPAIKQQLCLDAGTDRDWLRKVRPWFQHRAHMHVRLRCPADSLECEDQPLPPPGDGCGAELQSWFEPAKPPITKPEKKTPPPLPPSCQALLDEHAL; the protein is encoded by the coding sequence ATGAAAAAACGTGTCATTGCGCTGGCGGCCTTGCTCGCCAGCCAGTTCAGCCTCGCCGCTACGCCCTGGCAGAAAATTACGCATCCGGTGGCAGGCAGCCCGCAGTCTATCGGTGCTTTTTCCAATGGCTGTATCGTGGGGGCCAGCGAGCTTCCCGTGCAGTCGGATACCTATCAGGTGATGCGTACCGATCAGCGGCGCTATTTTGGTCATCCGGATCTGGTGCTGTTTATCCAGCGCCTGGGTAATCAGGTGCATAACCTGGGACTGGGTACCATGCTGATTGGCGATATGGGGATGCCCGCCGGAGGTCGTTTTAATGGTGGGCACGCCAGCCATCAGACCGGGCTGGATGTGGATATTTTCCTGCAATTGCCGCAAACCCGCTGGACGGCCGCGCAGCTGCTGAAACCCCAGGCGCTGGATCTGGTATCAACGGACGGCAAACGCGTGGTGTCTTCACTGTGGCAGCCGCAGATCGGTCAGCTGATCAAACTGGCGGCGGAAGATAATGACGTGACGCGTATTTTCGTCAATCCGGCCATCAAACAACAGCTCTGTCTCGACGCCGGTACGGATCGTGACTGGCTGCGCAAAGTCCGTCCGTGGTTCCAGCATCGCGCCCATATGCACGTACGTCTGCGCTGCCCGGCGGACAGTCTCGAATGCGAAGATCAACCGCTGCCGCCGCCAGGCGATGGATGCGGCGCAGAATTACAAAGCTGGTTTGAACCCGCAAAACCCCCGATAACGAAGCCTGAAAAGAAGACACCGCCGCCGTTGCCGCCTTCCTGCCAGGCGCTACTGGATGAGCATGCACTTTAA
- the mtnC gene encoding acireductone synthase — protein MIRAIVTDIEGTTSDIRFVHDVLFPYARERLAAFITAQQYGEPVSSILDNLRDEIDQPDATTAELIDTLLRFMDEDRKSTSLKALQGIIWREGYVHGDFTGHLYPDVLPSLEKWKAQGIDLYVYSSGSVAAQKLLFGYSDEGDITHLFSGYFDTHIGAKREVSSYTSIAEQLGLAPSQILFLSDVHQELDAAAEAGLRTVQLIRGDDDAASHHHQVHRFDVINPEQIPS, from the coding sequence ATGATCCGCGCGATAGTTACCGATATTGAAGGCACCACCAGCGATATTCGCTTTGTGCATGATGTCCTGTTCCCGTATGCCCGTGAGCGGCTCGCCGCGTTCATCACCGCGCAGCAATATGGCGAACCGGTCTCCTCCATTCTCGACAATCTGCGTGATGAAATTGACCAGCCGGATGCTACCACCGCAGAGCTTATCGACACGCTGCTGCGCTTTATGGATGAAGATCGCAAATCCACGTCGCTGAAAGCCTTGCAGGGTATTATCTGGCGCGAAGGCTATGTACACGGCGACTTTACCGGGCATCTCTACCCGGACGTGCTGCCGTCGCTGGAAAAATGGAAGGCGCAGGGTATTGATCTCTATGTTTATTCCTCCGGCTCCGTCGCCGCGCAGAAACTGTTATTTGGCTACAGCGACGAAGGTGATATTACTCATCTGTTCAGCGGCTATTTTGATACGCACATTGGCGCGAAACGCGAGGTGAGTTCTTATACCAGCATCGCTGAACAACTGGGCCTGGCCCCGTCACAGATTTTGTTCCTGTCGGATGTTCATCAGGAGCTGGATGCGGCGGCCGAAGCCGGGCTGCGTACCGTGCAGCTTATTCGCGGTGATGACGATGCCGCCAGCCATCATCACCAGGTTCATCGTTTTGATGTTATCAATCCGGAGCAGATCCCTTCATGA
- the smrB gene encoding endonuclease SmrB — protein sequence MKKKASLSEEDQALFRQLMTGTRKIQQDTIVHRPLRKKVTEVPVKRLLSEQADASHYFSDEFQPLLNTDGPAKYVRPDVSHFELKKLRRGDYSPELFLDLHGLTQMQAKQELGALIAACRREHVFCACVMHGHGKHILKQQTPLWLAQHPHVMAFHQAPKEYGGDAALLVLIEVEEWQPPELP from the coding sequence ATGAAAAAGAAAGCATCGCTCAGCGAGGAGGACCAGGCGCTGTTCCGGCAGTTAATGACAGGCACGCGCAAAATCCAGCAGGACACCATTGTTCACCGCCCGCTGCGTAAAAAAGTGACAGAGGTGCCGGTTAAGCGCCTGTTATCGGAGCAGGCCGATGCCAGCCACTATTTTTCTGATGAGTTTCAGCCGTTGCTCAATACCGACGGCCCGGCCAAGTATGTCCGCCCGGATGTCAGCCATTTTGAATTAAAGAAGCTCCGCCGCGGTGATTACTCCCCGGAGCTGTTTCTGGATTTGCACGGTTTGACGCAGATGCAGGCGAAGCAGGAGCTGGGCGCGCTGATCGCCGCCTGCCGCCGTGAACACGTGTTCTGTGCCTGTGTGATGCACGGCCACGGGAAGCATATCCTCAAGCAGCAGACGCCGTTATGGCTGGCGCAGCATCCACACGTTATGGCCTTTCATCAGGCGCCGAAAGAGTACGGCGGAGATGCCGCGCTGCTGGTACTGATTGAAGTGGAAGAGTGGCAACCGCCAGAGCTTCCGTAA